ctgattCTGCCATTGCTTGGTAGAGTTACAGTTTAAAGACTTGAAATGAGCCATTTGTCTTGATAAGGCTGTTGAAGTCAAACAATCATCTGAATAACAAATAACATTCTTGTAACTTTTATATTAACTGTTAAATAACACCAGGGGTTGAACTCTTCTCAGTGCTCGTGTCAAGTGTCTGTGTCCACTTTCCTGGAGAACTACATTTGAAGAACATGAAGATGCTTTCATGTGAGAACACATGATGAGGCCTTCCTTTTAAGatgtattatttgttattaCAGCTTAGTAAGTCCTCTGATTATCATTTTAAAGGTACTGGTCCGGCTGGTTTTTTTCTACCCTGCAGTGTTTGAGAGACTGTAACCAAGTTACAAGTGCAACCGGTGTAAACAAGCAGCATAGTAACCGAGTCTCTCTTTGTCTGGATCACTCTGTTACTCTACAACCTGTGAAAACCCACCACAGAAGCTTCTTTAAAGAGTTACTTTTTCACAGATCTTTTGGGTGAAAACAGGGAAGATGCCTTCTCATATCATGCTCTCCTACCAGTGGGATGACCAGGCTCTGGTAAAAAAGATCTTTGACCGGCTCAGAGAGGATGGTCTGCCGGTGTGGATGGACATTGAAGGAGGGGTGACTGGGAACATAAATGATGCGTAAGTAGTATAGGAATGAGCTTTAACCTGTACATGAAAGTGGCATCATTTAactcagagttaaaaaaaaaaaaaaaaagaattcattcggtctctgtgtgtgttcaggatgGCTGCAGGTGTGGAGGAGGCTGTGGTCATCTGTCCGTTCATGACTCCGGCCTATCAGGCGTCTCGAAGCTGTAAGAAGGAGCTGAACTACGCAGACAGCAGGGAGGTGATCATTGTGCCTGTCATGCTGGCCAGCAACTGGGAGGCCAGCGAGTGGCTGGGGCTGATCACTGCAGGCCTGCTGTGGGTGGACTTCAGGTGAGGGGATCTGTCAAAGCCaacatatttataaaacatcttCACCCTCCAACCAAaggttaaaagcttttaaaagttTGTGCTTAAAATGCGTCTGTTATTCCCAGTAGCCTATGTCATTTATGTCactgagaaaataaaatccctTTCCATGTAAATTCCCTATAAATACGTGTTATCAGATCCTGCAGATATTTTACATGTGATGTTGTCTCTCAGGAATTTGGAAAAAGACGAAAGCTTTGAGATGTGTGTCAGCTCTCTTGAGGAGGAGATCATGTACAACGCAGGTCACCTCCTGGCAGTAGAAGAACCGAGgtctgaggaggaggatctGCCGGAACCATCAAAACCCCACCTGAAGAGGAAACCGGGCCGAGGGTTTCTCCACGAGCTCTCAAAGCTTTACATCCAGGATGCAGGTACACAGAGGTGGAAAGTAGCATAATACTTTACTGTATCTGAGTACGACAAGTATTTATAAATTGTATTTACTCAAAAGTCCCAACGTATGCTTGCAGGGGCGGCAGCAGCTCAGCCTGTATAGTcatgggttgggaaccagagggtcattGTTTCAAGTCCTGGTCAGACCAAGTATGGATTTGTCAGTGGTGGCTGGAGAGATGCCTGCttacttcccgagtactgcttAGGGTACCAGCCCCTCTGCCGCCCCGTCACTCTCACATCTCTCCATAATACATGTCTTTAGATCCTGTTTAATGTTTTCACAGATGAGCAGGTAGTGCACCCAACTGGTGACACCAGAAACACAGTGGCGCTTCATGAGATGCCTGGAGAGCGTTGTTACTGGGAGGAGATTAAAGCCAATGGCGCCAAGTACTACAGGAACGTTGTCACCAACAGATACCTTGGTTAGTGTTGGGGGAAAAATCTTTACTGTgtaaaaaaacccccaaaaaaaccagcaaaacatctgaaaaatgtGGTCTTTATTAAATGAAGCCAACTAAACTTCACATAGCAAGCTAGAAAAAGGGCAATACTTATTTCCATCTCCTTACAAATGGCAATTCTATTAAGCTGTTGAgtcattacaaaaaaacatcttttcctCTGCAGGATTTGAGCCAATCACAAACCAGGTCCACTCTGAAGCTAGTCCATCTGTGTCTGAGGAGTGGCTGATGTTGGTGGATCAGACCGACCACAGCCACCAGAGAGCCGTCATAATCAAGAACAAAGACTCGGGGAAGTTCCTGGCAGTCCAGGACGGCAGCTTCATTGGACTCACGTCGTACAACGAGGACTGCAAATGGTTTGTAGTATAAACCATTTGTGACAACTGAACCTCATTCCAGATTTATGAATAACGGAGGGAAACAGCTTTAACAACAAATCTTTATGGACATGTCTAGAACAAGAAgcttgatagaaaaaaaaaaaaaaaaaggttactgTGACAAgaataaaaacttgaaaaaatcATTAGAATCGTTTCCTCTTCATGATTTCTGGTTTCCAGTTGATTGGATGGCTTTCTTCAgtctgcaaagaaaaacacagagttgTCAAATGATCTGCCTGCAGACTAACGCTATGATCTAAAATTCACTTTAGGCATGACAGTTTAACTTACAGCGGTGTCGTCCTCTTTGTATACTTTAATTGTCTTGTCAGCCTCTGCGGTGATCAGTCGGCTCTCTGAGTGGTCGAACATGCAGGCAAAGATCCCCGACTCGCTGTCCAGGGATCCCGGCTGCACCGCTGCGTGAATCCGCTGGAAGTTGTAGCCCGTTCTCCAGTCCCACATGTGAATGGTCCCATTGTCGGCTGCAAAGAGGGAGCAGAAGTTAAATACTGAGGATCATCTCAatgtcagacaaaaaaaaaacccaacaacaattTAATATGAGGAGATGAGATTTAGGACATTGTGTAATAGTTGTATACCTCCAGACACAAGCACACCATCAGAGTTAACAGCAAGGGTGTTGATGATGGCGTTGTGGCCTGACAGGTTCTGGATGAAGTTTCCATCAGGAAACATCCACTGCTTGACGTTATCGGCTGAGCCAGAGGCAAAGGTGTATCTGTGAAACAAAGGGAAAAGCATGACAAGATGGCACCCAGATTAAAAGCCCCTCCTTTGTTTTCAAAGTGGTCTGAAAATAGATCCTTTGAATCAATTGTGTTACTTTTCACAAAAACTCAACAGGAGtatataattaattataataatctaaatatatatttatactacAAAGCCCCAGAAAGATCAAAAATACAACACCTTAAACTGAGGAATGGTCAAATCCTTTAAATAGAAACTAGGGATACTGACTTTATGAATGACTTACAACTATGTTAACTTAGTGCTTGTTTCAGCGCTATACTTCACATTTGATATTAAAACCGTTAATGTTAAGTAACTGAAGTAACTTACTGTCTGGGGTGCATCACGATAGTTCGCACAGACTTCTTGTGGTTTGTCAGAGTTGCTCTGGTTTTTCCGGCGATCAAATCCCACAGCCTGATTGTCGAATCATGGCTGCCTGCAACACATTCATCAGTCCAGATTAATAATGTAAGACCAATCGATCATTTACAATTTGAATAATGTATGATGGCACACAATCGTTTATTTGGcattatttgaatttaaaaaaatatatttttttacctgtAATGATTTGAGGCTCTGCAGCCTGACACCTCACTGTGGCCACAGTGTTGGTGTGGCCggtgagtgtgtgcacattGGCTTTTGTTCTGATGTCCCACACCTGCACCAACACAGATGAAAATTAGTTCAAGTCATGAAACCCTACAGAGGGCATTTTCTCACACCAGATCCCCAATGTTTCATACGGGCTGTATAGGTATTTTAACTCAGACACCAAAAGGTAAAACAAAGCAGAGCAGATAAGACATGACACTTGGCTAAAGATTTTGAAACTGTAAAGCGTTTTTTGCACAACCCTGTTGCTTCAATCCCAAATTCTTCAGTTCCTTAAACTCAGTCCatcacattttcaaatgtacgtgacttctatttttatgttgtaaTAGTGACTGATGAAATGTTAATAACAAAAACTATAAAACGTGATATTTACTGATTAAAGTAAAGGTAACTACAAACTGATACATCTAAACAGTTCAACCCAATGATTTCAGTATAGAGCATGCAGAGTAGGATCTTACTCTTGCTGAAGCATCTCTGCTGCACGTCACCAGCACGTCAATAGTTGGATGCAGGTCAATATCATACACAGCACTGAGATGTCCATGATAATGCCTGATGACCTAATACACAGATCCACATTGAAAAGACAATTTcagaaacacttaaaaaaaaaaaaaaagaaaaggattttGGCCTTCTTGATATTAGCAGGTCAGATATGTAGGTAACTCACTAATGGTTCATACCTTGTTGTACTCCAGATCCCAACACTTGACTTGCTTGTCCTCTCCACAGGAGAACAAGTAGGGGCTGCGACTGCTGACTGCCACACCGCGCACCGTGCTGATGTGTCCCGTCAGAGAGAGCTTCAGTTTCCCACTGGCAAGGTCCCagatctagaaaaaaaacaaaacaaaacaaaaaaaaaacccgctgTTCAGTCATTTACCTGCTTTTAAAGAGTGTTTCAAGAAAAAGTGTCTATAGAACCAGCATGAGGTTGAATGATATGTATTCTCAAAACGGTGGCAGCTGTTTGGTTGATCTTAATTTCATGGTGATTACACTTCATCAATCTTTCTGGCATTAATGAAGTCACCTAAAATACAAAACTTCAGTGGATAAGAGGAATAATgtattttcatgtgtttttgaaaCAGACATAAATTAAAGATTGATGCCTCGATATGAGCTGCAAAAGCAAATCAGACCATAAGCAAAAAGATTGATTCCACTCAAAATGAGTTAGAAGCGtgagtcctgccagctgtaTTAGTGTCAGAGCCGTGTTGACGTCATGTTTACCGAGCGTATGAAGCTGTTTTAATGAAAgattagagaaaagaagaataacataatCTGCTCACTGCTTATCAGGATGTctgtgtttagatcacggtcattccgtgtcaatttttagtgcaatatgaagctatggaGTCAACCAAAGGGtgctgctaacacaacaatgcagctcaagTAAAGGACAATTTTTTTCCGCCGCTTGCGCATAATGGTACTCTCTAATTCAAAACTCCTTTGTGCCACCGCGagtggaggagagcggaggcttcagaatagcggaggtgtcgccaaacagcagtttgttttggtttaatgctggtgctcaagggcgacatctgctggatcaaaaagtcgcacattcttcctttaaactgaTATTTTTCTTAGTGTAAAAGTGGCTTTCATGCGCATCATAATTTAGATTGCTCTTAAACATCAAGTCAATCAAAGTGTTAATCCTTCgggtaaagtttttttttttatcatgtttcaaATCGTATAAACAAAGAaatcactgacaaaaaaaaaatgtatcgtCATGTTAAGCTTCACTCACCTTTATGGTTCTATCAGCTGATCCGGTGACAAACCACTGATTCCCGGGCTCCACAGCGATGGACCTGACCCAACCCAGGTGACCACTGATAAcctatcagaaaaaaaaacacagtacagttaaaaaaaaaccaacaaagacaacacaacacagataaAGTTTGTGTTCATCTGGGGGTAGAAGCTATATGCAGCACATTAATTAGACTGAGTCGTAATTACCCGGAACAGTTTCCATGGAGGATGCCACTGAGGTTTAGGCATGGTTGGTGCTTTCCTCATGAGGGCTGAATTTCTGGTACCTCCTCCCTCCAAAAGTGACTAAAAGAAATAACATTCATTATCAGGGCAGACATTCTCACGGGGATTTCTAAACGGTGAGTAAGTTAAAACAATCaatttaacattaacaaaaacatcctgCAACGTACCACAGAAGATGACATGGGATGAGATCTTTCTGCTCCTCCTGCGTGTCGATGGATGTCAGCAACACTGGCTGCAGTGCGGCTCGCATCTTGCctaaacatttcaaaccaaaGGCCAAGATTAGTGCCAATAACTCTTCACTGTAACTGAAGTGACACGTTGtgaaggaaaacattttcaccTGGCTTGTGAGGGTGGCAAAGTCAGTGCCATGGAGTAGACTCCTCCCTCGCTTGGATTCCTGTGCATCTTTGTGTCAGAAGTCAAAGCCACTCCTATTCAATGAAAACACTGGGATTAGCACTTTAATGATGCAGGAGCAGTGACGTGAATACACTCAGGCACAGGCACAAGCATGCACGTGCTTTATTTGACAACATAGAATTTACCAGGTCCAGAAGGATAAGCATGTGTCCCTGTGATCAGGTAGTCTGGATCATCCCCTGAAAGACGTCAGAACAGAAATCTTTTAATTAATCCAAATAAGACTAGTAAGAACTTGACTTTCTTCCTGCATTTACAATGTAAACAATTCCTTCATAACTTCAATGATCAACTGTCATCACACTGACAGTCCTCacctggctgtgcatagctttggTGGCCTTGCATGCTGCCAGGAAGCTGAGAGACTCTGTCCTTTCCTTCCTTCAGGACAGGCATGTGTAAGACCGCACCATAGTCTGCTTTTAGTTTCACATCCATCTTTACCTTGTAGCTGCAAACGAACGAGACAAAGACaatcaaatcaattaaaatcCTTTATCAGCacatccccccctcctcccaaaaGGGGCAATGGTGTGACTTTGTAAAGGTGTATTTTATTAACTCAAATATGACTTGTTTCTAGTATAGTTTGCATTTAAATACTTTGAATCAAGTTATCTTAGAAAAGCCTACTCTTCTCCaactaaatatcaaacaataggttgtttttttctaaacctcAACATGAGAAGCAAGCTGATAAAAATCACATCGTTCAGTGCAAAATGTAAAGTTAGGGAAATGGATAGGAAAATTGAACTTGACTAAAAGAGCTCATTTGCTGTTCCCTGCAGATTTCTGGGACATGCATCTTAATCTTAAgactaacaaaaaaaatggacattttacttttctttcttcctgatctgacaaaaaaacaaaaaaaaaacaaccatctACAACGAAGGCTGCTGCACAAGTCAAAACTTTGGCTTTGACTAACATTTGAGGTCAACCATAATATTATAACAGGTTGAACTTTACAATGTTTGCATAACATGGGAGATAAAGTTACAAGCAGTTTTGAAGCGAGTAGGCAGAATTACCTTTCGTCATCCAGAGCGACGGACTTGGCTTGGTCGGACACAAACATATCATGCGTCCTTTTGAGAGACCTGAACACCAGAGTGTGGACTGAGTGCTTCTGGACATCCTGTAGGGTGAAAAGGGGTATCACAAATTCATATGTATGCCCAGTTTATATCCgacaaaatacataaaaacatatacTAGAAGATAATAACCACGGACAAGAAGTCGTATCACCAACGTAATAGGAGCTACCCGGGCCCCACATCGAGCACGCTGAGCGGGGAgcgaagacaaaaaaaaaccccagaggAAATAGTTTTAAACCTTAACTTACCTCAGTCATTGTGGCGATGTTTACTCCGAAAAATAACGACAGCTGAATCAAGTTAAGTTTAAACGACTGTATTTTGGTCGCACTCAAAAGAGGTATCACAATCCCAGAGACATGACCCAAAACGCAGCTGACCCGCTCACCCAGGAAGTAAACAATACCGCGGTAGACAGTCATTTGTCAGCGCCGCCTGCAGGCCGGGAGAAGAGTgcaaaggaaaagagaaaagactCCACTACcatgataaaataaattgtTCTTTCAACGGAAAAAGGCGATACAtttaagatttaatttaaatattaatgatcAATATATTCATGTAATGTGTGTCAAATGGAAGAATGTCACCTGCTGTGATTATAagccaaagtttgttttttagtatTGTGTACCAGGTCATGTTTGCCTACTGGAGTACATGGATTAATTGTTATCCAATCCTTCAGTGCCAGACAAATGTACTATTTGGTGTTGGTGCAAAGTGTATTGGCTGAAATGATGTTGAAGACTATAACAACGACAGACACATCTAGTTTAAGGTCAAAACTCTCTGTGTATAAAAGGACGAGGCAAATAGTTATTTGAAGCATCAAGTTGGATGAACTTTTCATATTGGAGGAATTTTTTAGGACCAGcccaaaaaacacaagtgattTAAGGGACTTAAGGAAGTGGGTGGACCTGTAAATCtgcctttgaaaaaaagaaatccctcaactaaaacaaacaaaagcatttGTCATTTTGCACAAATCATCTGTGTGCCAGGTGGAGTTCGGACTCTGCTTGTTCTGTAGGTGGGTGATGCACGGGGACAAGTACAACCAGTACACAAAACGACGCAAGTAAACAGTTCTAGGATCGATCAAAATAAACATGGCAATTGTAATATCGTGATTAGACGTTGGCCAGGAAAACTGggtcataaaatgttttttttttttggtccagtTTAATGCTGAAAAATTTACGGAATTATTCTAAGCAGTTGATTTTACAACTTAAACTGTTATTCTGAAGTAAGTGTCTGAAAAGGATGTGTGAGGTTGTTTATTTACTGTCAATAACCTGCCTAGGCTGAAGTAATAAGTGTTACTGttagaaagaaaattaaaaaagcaagcTTCGTCGTATGGGTATTAGATGAAAGTCATTGCTGAAAGATAAACCGTCTCGGGTTAGATTTACAATTCAGAAACATTGGTAATGCAGAGACtcagcatttcattttaaataatttaattataTTTGTCATAAATTCCCACTGTAAGTGCCCATTAGAAGTTATTCAAGGATCACAACCCTGGCCAATGTATTTCAGCTTTCAGGTTTTCCGTTTTTAATGGATAATAAGATGGAGCACTTGTTGTTACCTATTGAGGAAATCCAAGTCATGAGAGAGGGGGGTTATAATTTGAGGGAAAAGTTAAATTTTAAGATGCTAGCTGTTCGAAcgactttaaaaagtcaatgcaTTTCAATTGGTGGTGTGAAACTGTGGAATGGTATGAGCACGGAGCTAAAGCATTGTCCAAACATgatccagtttaaaaacatgtacaaagcaatgattttcaaaaggtacagggatgagggagagctttcagaaggaaaaaaaatatataaataataatagtatagcaaattgtatatagatagattgtatatatagagctcataaggaacacaggaatttaatttaataaatattaattattgagctgtggaaaaggggtagaattaaataagttttatacttcttcctactccttttcaggcatatcaattgaatatatgtaattttctttttctatttctttttttaaaaattatttgaacattgttttttgtttattgtattttcgtgcttttcattttgttttgtatttttgatatgtttgattttatttgatatgtctgaaataaatttaatcaatcaatcaatcaatcaatcaatgctTCTTTTGTGGGGGCACTCTCTCTTACTTCTCACTGAGGTTGGTGAAGGAATCGCCTCAGTGCAGAGTCAGttgtgtttgtggctgattgGCCTTGATTAAAACCAGGTTTGGGCATCTCATACTCTTGGACTCCAGTGCTCTgcgctgactcattatctcaccttcagaggtagtgagaggttctccctgtgttgtcttttgctgtctgtgtgttcataaactaataactttctgtgtatttgtgtccaTTGTCTCTCAGTAAATACTGTTGGATGCTGGGTAGTTTTGTTGATATACCCCAAACCTTATGTGTTGCGTGTGAAGGTCTCCCTGGCAGCTTTTGCTTTTGCGAATtgttttctgggtctcctggacaaTTTAGCTTTTCAGTTGCTTGATATCAGTGGTTTAGTTAATAACTTTTGCTGCATTATTTAGTTCAGAAGGGTGTTTTGGCTCTATACTATACtaccagaaatgtttttatttagactATGATGATTGTAGCCTTCAGTGTTTATTTGCAGTCAAAGTGTTTCATCAGTTTGTGTTGAAATAATCCAAAAGTTTGGAGGGCGTAATTCATTTGATGTTTTGAGAGGAAAGGTATGTGCTGTTGATCTGCTTTTAGATATGTCTAAGGAGCAGGGttactttaactttttctttgatATTATTTGCTCTGAATGTAttggtttcttttgtttttgtaagttTTGTTTGTAGTGTCTTGGAAGCCCATGTGGATCAGTCTCCTCTtgaatgacaaaatgaaaaaataaactatttattcTACAAAGCATTTGATATGTTTCAGAGATCTTCTGCGTATCAAGGTCACTCACTAATGAAAaatagttcatttaaaaaaaacaaaaaacacacacagttgccTTATCATTTCGTGAGAATGCTTTGTCTAAAAAGTACCAAAATTAGTGTGTAATCAGAAAGCAAGTAAAAAAAGTAATCCAAAGCTTTAACTACCAGATTAAATCATTGAATATAACTGCCTGTATGTTACAGTATACTTTTAAAAATCATATGGGCATTTATTTCAACGCTGAAGTTTTATATATAACACACAACTGTATATTTAAGATTTGAGGCCTCTCAGTGTAAGAACACTTCTGCAGGTTACGACACATGTCTTATTTTTGCTTTCTTCGTCATTTTTTCATAGAAGGGGCTTTTGTCTATTCTCAGCATTGTTTAACAAAACAGCCTTTTCCCTCCTGGTTGCCATTCATGCAAACCAAAACTGcccaaaaaaaagtaatgacaGAGCATCATTTGTTAAGGGAAGACATTTATTAAGTGCCCAAAACAAGACCAAAGACAGACAGGTCACGCACACGTCACACCAAGACACATCATGATGTCACAGATTTTCTCATGGAGCATTGTTATTTCCATATTAGGCAGTTTCAGTGCTGTTGTGCCGAACACCTCCGTTACAGCCTAATCAGACcgcaaatatattattttactgTTTAAGAAAGTCCACCGAACTGTTTGACTCCAGCCTGTTGTCCACCTCCTGCTGTGATGCGGCTGAGGGGGATGAGCTTCATGGTGGTCTCCTTCAGGGAGTACCAGCGGTTGTGCCATGTGAGCCAAGTGATGCCGTTGTCATAGCCGAACTCGCCGGCATCCTTTTCGGTGTACCTGCCACctgagatggagagaaaaatgaCAGTTCAGACTTCTGTTGGTAAAAACCTAATTTTGAGGCCTTATCTAATTAAACACTAATAAAATGGTTTGACGCTAGTGTTAGCCCTGTAGTCTTACCCTGGTAGTATTTTCCATTCAAATGTGCAGCGTGACATCTGTTCATCCACCAGCCAGAGCCGTCCTGCATAGCACAGTTGCCGTCAAACTTGTCGTTGTCCTTGTCGGAAGTACTGAACAGCATGCCGTTGTGAGACGTGTAGAACTTGTCGCTTGGATCGTCGCCTAAGTCAACACcatcaaaagcatctccagcATCTCCACCGAGGTAGAAGCCATAAGTGAGACGGTAGTTGTCGACCTCTGGCCCCACTCTGAACATGGTGTAGTCAGCATATCTGGGAAAAAAAGGCCTCAGAGttaatgtttttgtgtcctCTGCTGACTCAATTTGTTCTTCTTCATCAAAGGGAACCTCATCATAAGGGTCATATTTGCCTTGGCAGTGAGTCCCTTGGCTCCTCTCTTACATAATCTGTGTGTACATACCTTGTGTTGCCCTCCCAGTCCACAAGCTCTATCCTCAGCACGGTAGGGATGGTCACTCCGGCCGTCAGCTGATGAATCTTTTCGTTTCCAAGCCAGAACTCTGTGGTGTCGTCTGGTGAGAGGTAACCAAAACCATTCTTGTACTGGATCCAGTCTTTGTTGAAGTCCACGCTGCCATCACGTCTCTGaggacgttaaaaaaaaaagatcagtgtCAAAATGTATCATGAATATTATTCTGACGAAAATATTCTGTAGTTGGTtgacaaaaaaatcagatctAAATCTAGTTTTGAACACCATGCCAAGGAAAATAGTTCACTAAGGGACTGTATGAAAATTATCATTGCTGGGTGAAATAcgatttattttatatttctgtaaacagagatgttttatttaaatatcaatacatatttaaattgtGAGAAAAATTGCCTTTTATAGTAGCTTAATCAGACCCAATATTTCTATTTTGCATCTTTAGTCATAAACAAGGACCTAAGTTGTACTAACATTATTTTGAGATATTTGGGGATAcctatgttgtgtttatgtgagtCAAAGACAGGgtacaaaacaaatgttatagACACAagtaaaggcttttttttgtgtgtcaaaaCATAAAGTTTATCCACGAATCCTAATGATGAATGCTAATAATTTTCCTACACTTCCTTATCCTTAATTCAATTATTTTGGTTTTatgattgaaaaaaatcaaagcttttTTCCCCTGAAgttttgacttcctgttttcatcACTGAAGTGAAGCATACCCTCTGTACAACTGTGAAGCCGCGTCCGAAGCTGTCGATCTCACAGTAGACCAGGAACTGCTCAGTGGCCTGTGCAGGCTTCACATAGTACAGACCGCTGGTGGTGGCACCTTTGTTGGCAACATCCTGACAATCTGAtgacaaaaaatttgaaaaaaaggaaaagtcaacATTATTAAAgcaaaatgaccaaaaacaaaaggtaagatttattttatttacaaaatatgtCTACATCTGTTGTACTCACTAACTGATTATGTCTAGATTAACTCTGTTTACCTTGCGATGATGCATCTTATTGATTTTAGTCTCTGACTAAACACTGCACAAGGACAAATGTTGTTCATATGAGCTATGATTGAGAAACCTCTTGTGAAATGGGGACTGGCCTGAAGgtcatgatcttttttttttacctgtgccTGTAGTGGTCTTGATCTCCACCGTGTCTCTGCAGGGCTCGCTgcatttctgctgcagctgaatggAGATTTGTTTCAGTTCCGCCATTCTCCTCTCATTGGCTGATAATAAACTTTGAATTTCACttaagagagggaaagaaatatGTTAAGGATGCTTTTTGTGATTCAGTTTGTTGCACACAGAGAATGACAAAAAGATAAAGATCAAATAAGACAAACAAATTAGAGtggaaagacaacaaaagaggAACAATCAAGGaattacatttagaaaaagatttgagatattttttaaattgaagtaCTCTATTAAATGTCATAGGTTCGTCTATGTTCCAATGCCAATATGAAAACGGGGGGGTGGGTGGTGAAACGCTTGATGATCtgtgttcagactgaactgtgtgGGCGAGCAGCGTGAGTGTGCAATGACCTGCTAGTGTGGGGGGGCTTGGACAAGTATAGgctaagttatttattt
This window of the Labrus mixtus chromosome 2, fLabMix1.1, whole genome shotgun sequence genome carries:
- the plrg1 gene encoding pleiotropic regulator 1 isoform X2, which gives rise to MFVSDQAKSVALDDESYKVKMDVKLKADYGAVLHMPVLKEGKDRVSQLPGSMQGHQSYAQPGDDPDYLITGTHAYPSGPGVALTSDTKMHRNPSEGGVYSMALTLPPSQARQDASRTAASVADIHRHAGGAERSHPMSSSVSLLEGGGTRNSALMRKAPTMPKPQWHPPWKLFRVISGHLGWVRSIAVEPGNQWFVTGSADRTIKIWDLASGKLKLSLTGHISTVRGVAVSSRSPYLFSCGEDKQVKCWDLEYNKVIRHYHGHLSAVYDIDLHPTIDVLVTCSRDASARVWDIRTKANVHTLTGHTNTVATVRCQAAEPQIITGSHDSTIRLWDLIAGKTRATLTNHKKSVRTIVMHPRQYTFASGSADNVKQWMFPDGNFIQNLSGHNAIINTLAVNSDGVLVSGADNGTIHMWDWRTGYNFQRIHAAVQPGSLDSESGIFACMFDHSESRLITAEADKTIKVYKEDDTATEESHPINWKPEIMKRKRF
- the fgg gene encoding fibrinogen gamma chain, producing the protein MAPSLLAAAGGLLLLFSFSSAQIRGDNLVSCNQNDGFGMYCPTTCGVSDYMLRYMPGVNKDLDDMQYELENIANLTKGAEETVVYMKDSATSAQKSSPSDSYFKKSSSMLDDIVRYEKTIIAQEQQLFEIQSLLSANERRMAELKQISIQLQQKCSEPCRDTVEIKTTTGTDCQDVANKGATTSGLYYVKPAQATEQFLVYCEIDSFGRGFTVVQRRRDGSVDFNKDWIQYKNGFGYLSPDDTTEFWLGNEKIHQLTAGVTIPTVLRIELVDWEGNTRYADYTMFRVGPEVDNYRLTYGFYLGGDAGDAFDGVDLGDDPSDKFYTSHNGMLFSTSDKDNDKFDGNCAMQDGSGWWMNRCHAAHLNGKYYQGGRYTEKDAGEFGYDNGITWLTWHNRWYSLKETTMKLIPLSRITAGGGQQAGVKQFGGLS
- the plrg1 gene encoding pleiotropic regulator 1 isoform X1 codes for the protein MTEDVQKHSVHTLVFRSLKRTHDMFVSDQAKSVALDDESYKVKMDVKLKADYGAVLHMPVLKEGKDRVSQLPGSMQGHQSYAQPGDDPDYLITGTHAYPSGPGVALTSDTKMHRNPSEGGVYSMALTLPPSQARQDASRTAASVADIHRHAGGAERSHPMSSSVSLLEGGGTRNSALMRKAPTMPKPQWHPPWKLFRVISGHLGWVRSIAVEPGNQWFVTGSADRTIKIWDLASGKLKLSLTGHISTVRGVAVSSRSPYLFSCGEDKQVKCWDLEYNKVIRHYHGHLSAVYDIDLHPTIDVLVTCSRDASARVWDIRTKANVHTLTGHTNTVATVRCQAAEPQIITGSHDSTIRLWDLIAGKTRATLTNHKKSVRTIVMHPRQYTFASGSADNVKQWMFPDGNFIQNLSGHNAIINTLAVNSDGVLVSGADNGTIHMWDWRTGYNFQRIHAAVQPGSLDSESGIFACMFDHSESRLITAEADKTIKVYKEDDTATEESHPINWKPEIMKRKRF
- the LOC132988710 gene encoding uncharacterized protein LOC132988710 translates to MPSHIMLSYQWDDQALVKKIFDRLREDGLPVWMDIEGGVTGNINDAMAAGVEEAVVICPFMTPAYQASRSCKKELNYADSREVIIVPVMLASNWEASEWLGLITAGLLWVDFRNLEKDESFEMCVSSLEEEIMYNAGHLLAVEEPRSEEEDLPEPSKPHLKRKPGRGFLHELSKLYIQDADEQVVHPTGDTRNTVALHEMPGERCYWEEIKANGAKYYRNVVTNRYLG